Part of the Gadus macrocephalus chromosome 22, ASM3116895v1 genome, tcgctgccccgcccacctgtttccggtctcccgtccccctcattcgccctcagtacgcgagctcccgccccctctcattccttattggtggaaaaatttgcggcaaatttgccaccaaaagtgtattgtagtcctcggcccttctagcgggacaagaggtttctcccgaaatgatgtcaaacgcgtcatttgacgtcatttcgggagaaaattagatgagaaaaaatgggccaaggggagactggtttggactgatatttatttatatatttatttatattacaatagcgattttataatgataaaaATGTGtggatctttctctctctccctccctccctgcctccctccccctccctctctccatgtctgACATCGCCGCCCCGTCTTTTCATGCCCTTTGCTGATTGGCCGTTCTCCTACCTGGCGTCATTAACAGACTGTTGGGAGCAGAAGTATCAAGCGGGTTCATTCAAAACGGTGACGGCAAGCAGGAGGATGATTGTCCAACGTAACGTCCTCCCGGTCTGGGTCGGTTTCCTGCAGTGTTGCCATATTGGGccggaaatctggcccaatctggcaacactggtttCCTGTGTGTTCTTCTGGGTTGAACTGGAGGCTGGGGGACGATTGACCATTGGTAATCATGATGCATGATGGTGTGCTTGATAAAACCGAGTGTCACCAACTTGTCCAAATATTTGTCTTTTGGGGAAAGGCCgttgtcaaagtcaaagtcaaagttagCTTTATTGTCAATTACAACAAATGCACAAGACGAATAGATTAATCGAAATTTCGTTCATCTCTGACCCGCGGTGCATTGAGTATTAGGGATAAAATACAATTTGGTCAAATGAGGTAAAACAAGATCAGtaatatttaaatgaaataaTCTCCAGTCCCCCCTGTGGAGGGCTTTCGGCGTCTCGACCCTCCACAGAACGTAAGATGGAGAAGATGTGGGGAACCTCAGGGCTCCATGCTAGCACctgcccggaactggctcttggttctttttgaTGTGAAAGGCCCAGCTTTGAATCACACGTCCTCAAGGTTACTGAAACAGCGTTCTATCCCATTCGAGGTATTAATGTTACGTCCATGTAGCTGCCTGCTGTGCTCGGTGATGTCATCTTTCGGTGGTGTGTTGAAACATTATAATGAAGCAGGCAAGTACTGTTGTGTAAGTATAACTTCAATGAGTAATACTTTGTTTATCATCTGATTACAAGTATAACTTAGCATAGGATTTCAGGAGGCGTATATTGTGTTTGATATGTTTTGATTCATTTTACGATAAATTTACTGTAACCCTCTCGACATTCAGTTTTATAAAGCCAtttgttgtatttatttgatcGTATTATAATGTTCAGAGTCAGGATGTGGACCAGAGGCAAGTTGAGGTTTATACACTAGAAGTCTTTAATCGCAAAATTATTatggaacaaaaaaacaagcaagGCCAGGTTGAGATGTGAATTGTCCGGGTTCCAAAGCCTGGGCCTTATTTACAAAgctgccatcttggttccaaacAGGAGCATAAATACTGCTGAggttagaaccaagatggccgccaggggCATAAGGTCCATACTCTCCCAGTGAGAGCGATCCAAAGAAGGGACCTCTGTCTAATAAGTGGTGTAGTTCAGGATCACCTTCTCCTTGGCCTGAGGAATGTAACAGCTGATCCCTGCAACAACGTAAAAGTTTTATGTTTCATAGGAAGTTAGAAGATCATTTAtcgtagatacacacacacacacacacacacacacacacacacacacacacacacacacacacacacacacacacacacacacacacacacacacacacaaacctaccaACATCAGGTCTGATAATGGTGTTGGTGTCTTTCTGAACCAGCAGCTCCCAGTATGTCCGGTCTTGGTCGTTCCCAGACAAACCGTTGACGCTCACCAGGAACTCTCCGTAGTCGACGTTCGTTGAGGAGGTGAAGCTGCAAGGAAAAACATTTAGTGGACAATATAGGACAGATGGGGCTAAAGGTAGGGGACTGAGGCACCTTCCAAACCACTGCAGTCAGGGAAGAGTTCGGCTCATTTGCATTGTCTCTCACAAACCTTGACTTGAACTGGACCCAAAGCATGCTTAACTTCTTTGCGAAAAAAATACCAACAAATATGCGTAAGTGTGCTTTAATATCATCAAGTTATTTCCAAAAATAGTGAGTCGCAAGTCTGACCAGACGAAAGCCGTTATTGGGCAATCCTCCATCATCTTAGTCTCTGCTGAAGACTTGGACTGACTCTACACATGCAAAGAGTAACAGAGAAACATGACTTACTTGAAATCTGGGCTAGAGTTGTTGAGCCTGGTCATGGCCCCAAACAGAACCCCTCTGAAGGGAGTTTGGGCAGAGAACACGTGACTGTTTCTGTCCGGTTGGTTGTATTTCACCTCCAGGAGGAAGGACAGCTGACCTGTAGCTGGTCACAGTTGGTGGTTCTTTAAAAACCAAACTCACCACAGAACGGAGCCATGTTGTGGACAAAGAATGACGAAGAATTTGTGTTCAGTGAGGTTTCAAAACCACGTACCACAATGCTCTactcaactcaaaactcaactcTGAATAAACATTAAACATTATCACAGTCAATATTCTGGTACTTTAGACTAACACACTTAAGGACAAAAGTTAATACAACTAAAAAGTGGTTTGCTATTGCTTAAAGCAAACAAATATGACCTATTGTCACGTTGAACCAAACGGGTGTGGGATGAgagaggtgtgtatgtgtgtggaggtCATTCTTACTTTGAGCGAGGATCCCTGAGagacagagcagcaggagagacgAGAGCAGAGCTGAAGAGGCCATTCTGACGGACGACTTCAAGTACCACTTACAGACCCACCTGTGCCAACCTTATACCCGACTGTGCCCGCTGACCCGCCCCTCCCTGCGGCTTGCAACACTTCCTCATACTGTTCTGGAAgagagccggcgctggccgtttcggcgccctaggcggctcgaaatcaacttgcgccctggacaggtcttccgagcgggggggggggggggtgacggtttcggtgacggtttcgggccgccctggcgattgctcccgcgccccctcccttctccgttcgcgtcgtatattttaaaTGACtgattaagggcgccaccagagggcgcccccaacgcatttgtcgccctaggcggtctagctcgcctatgccgatcgccggccctaGCAAATCGCATCAAGTTTCCCCCAGCGTGGCTCACCACACCTCAGACACTGTTCAGGAAGCCAAGTGATATCCTTTGACATCCGAACAACGCATCAGATACACTGACCTGCACATCCAGAAATATGATATCAATGCCCTCTTACGGTATCTCCTCTCATTCAGCTTTACCTTGTACTTGCTTCAGCTAACCCAGCAGGTTGGCAAGAATACAATGGGGAGTCTGTTCTGCAAAGGTGTAAAATCATCCTTTTGAGAACTTTCCAGTTTCCCATTGTGTTTCTGACTCGCTTTGTAACAGACGTCTAATGTAATCTAAATTCTTCTTCATTCCAAATCAGGAAGACATGTGTCATGAATGGTGTAAAATGTTTCACAGACCTGACAATCGACTGCTGTCAAGTGTGGAACCTGTTGCTTGTGTCTTTCTGATTGGTCAGGATTGCCCAAGTGTCCTTTGCCAACCAAAAACCACCTGGGCCATAACTCCATAGACTACAAAGAAGATGCTGACATAATACCCGCTCAAATAATTTTCCTTCATAACAACCATGCAGATTTTTGAGGTAAAGTGGCCTTTTTTAAAGGGTTTCAATCATTTAATCTTTCAGATTATAAAGAGACGGTAAATTGGGTCTGTTTCCATGCACCAGATGATTGATGAATGAGGATTGCGGATGTAAAACCCAATTTGAATGCATTCCTGAAGGGCGAAGCTGTTGTTGCAAAGTAAACCAGTGCCCATTGGGCCAGATTGGGCCAGCAGTCTGGCCCAATCTGACAACACTGGTTTCCTGTGAGGCCTTCAGGGGTGAACTGGAGGCTGTGAGGACGACAAAACTGGAAAACAGGACTAAAAACAGCAATGTAGTGACGACGAAAACTGAGAACAGTCTGATATCCGATATCAATTGGCATTCATATCTTACATTTCTAGTTGTGCAGATAGAATGTATCTGTTGCCTTGGTCGGATTGCAGAATGTGTAATTCACCCACTTCACTGGATGAGCAACATGTCTGACTTTAAAGCCTGATGTGTGCTGCTGAGAGTCACATGACTCACAGAACTGTATCATCATGTCGCTAACCGTGGGGATGAGGGGTTAGTGCACAGGCTGTatgggacacgcacacacacacgcacacacacccacacacacacgcacacgcacacgcacacgcacacgcacacacatgcacaccatttgaATAACGTAAAATAGTTGAAAACAATTTTTctcaagtgtgtgtgaatgtgtgtgtttgtgaatgtgtgttgtcGTTTGTGTGTCATCACTTGTAGCAACCAGGAAAAGTGtgctattgttgttattatttcaCATCTAGCTCGAAATAAGTTTTGAAAATGATGAGGTTCATACCATTGTTCTCTGTAGTCTCAGATTTAGCTTCTATCGGGAGTATACTGCATATGTAGCAAGCAGctagcctctagccatataaaCGGGGTCCCCATAGATAAACCCTGATGTAAAACTATCGTATTTCCAATCGGTTAATAATTTTAGCGCCAGTGTAATAAGAAATACCGTAACCGTTTAAGCTTAACATTGTCTGTCTAGGTTAAATATTGAGGTTGTTTAGGCTCTGCCATGTCCGCAATGGTTAGCCTTTGTGATATCCACCTTGGGCTAGAGCCGGTGACGTCCTCCTTCATATAATCAGTATTGTTATAATTGTTAAATAACTATGGCTCATTTTATACTGATCGTGTTTAACTGGAAACTGGTTGATGAAATGAGAGCTCTGAAAATGTACTAGCTGTAGGTATTACAAAAGCCtctattttgtgtgttctgTCAAACGTTTTGACCATTGAATTCTTTGAACTTTAGAGTCAACGCACCACAAGAGTATTGAAGCACTGCACTGCCTCCAAcatctgtctgactgcctgtctgtccctctgtctctctgtccgtccgtctgtccttctttctgtctctctgtctctttgcctGCCTGTTTCTCcctcaatctgtctgtctgtctgtctgtctgtatgtctgtctgtctgtctgtctgtctgtctgtctgtctgtctgtctgtctgtctgtctgtccgtctgtctgcctatatgcatgtgtatgtctgcttgactgtgtctgtctgtctccttttGTATTTATGTCTATAAGAGACATTTCTTAAATAACTAAAACATGTTTTGTGtgggtctgtttgtctgtctgtttgtgtctgaacAAAATTGAATGATACTCTTATGAGAAATTCAACCCTTTATTTCATTATAGGTTCGACCTCCATGTCGCTTTTTTAAACAAATTTCCATATCAAATCACTCATTTGTTAGTTTTTCTCagttgctttggtacatttctcagatcagaatttaaATTTGCAAaccagtaagtgcatttctcaaaacaatgcgttcaaatagcaaaacaccatggattacctgcaaaggccagtctcttgctcaaaatccttagttaatctctcaaaagtaaatatctgtttcaatgaacatgtcagtgccatcagaatgacaagtccttgtgtcattgtctacggataagacagtcaaattgcttagtcgtgttgtcaatataacagtgtactctggagggatgttctgatgtaaactatggctaaagttttgaagacaattattgtaaattgtaagttacaccttagtgtatgtgggagattgattgcaagagactggacaagattcacatttacgctttgactgtttgtactgtaatttgttgacagaacatgtcattgctagaaatgtgaacatctccttagggtaaaactgtacatgcattgctgtaggaattacagtgcagtcatcctacaactcctgacgttcctgtctgttgggtcacaaattctcagacaatgtaacattgtgttgtgctccagctatatatatacttgccagttcatggttcaggagatgcacctttgagctattccagtactggttgatcgttggttgatctaacacttcacacatttcccttctttagagaaagtcaagattcacctggtagcaattgaccaattcaggacagatttagaaaaaagaacaaaaaaaagagtctaacgccagtgtatagaaatgtatagaaatatgcttgacacattatgacaacttgttcaaccattttgcatgtaaagacttatgcaatgaactaatacctaaatgttgtgggggtgagactattccatAAAGAGCattgcaatacattttgatcaacatgacataagcaattgataatgtaggaaagagcagagaattgtacataatcatgtgcatggatgtaccaaagcatttgcaacgtgttcaaataaatgagaaactgtttttttcatgtgcacaagcgacacactgatgtgaagattgaacaggtagttttgagaatttcaattctgatctgagaaatgaaccaaagcgactgagaaaaactgtaaagtGAGCGACAAATATTGCAAGATTGTCGATCAGCCCTCAGTGTAATTCAGTAATCTGCAGGAAGATGGCGCCACAGTCACAGTTTGATGGTTGTGAAGCGCAGGAAGACCTTTGCTTTCACTTGTGAACCTGCAAAGAGGACGCAGTAATAGACAACAGGTAAATTAGGCCTACTTTACAGTAATTCCTAGTGACCAACATGATTTCTGTTATAAAGTATAGTTTATTCAGACGGGTTAAAATATTCTAATTCAGATTATATAATCAATACATAGTCTTTCTTTATATGTAGAAGAAGTAAACTGTCAAATGATTGATGAATGAGGAATGAGTTCCTAAAAGGGGCTAACACATTTTGACATTAACGTTGAAGGACAAAAGACATATCACCTGATAGTTCCTATAATGGAATGGTCTGGCAAGGCCTTTCAAAGCAATTGTGAGCAAAAATAAAGCTGAAGTAAGTTGCAACACCAATGTGTTTATGGGACacgtaacacacgcacacactcccataaaacacacacacaaaaacacacactttttctttcaaaaacacacacacacacacacacacacacacacacacacacacacacacacacacacacacacacacacacacacacacacacacacacacacacacacacacacacacacacattacatagaaacacacaaacacacccttgaATACACAATATTTATGTCCATTATGTGACATTTCTCTGTAAACTCTTTGCAAAGCTTTCGAATTAATGAACCTGTACTGTATGGTTAAAAATTAATACattcaaataaatgtaatgtttgcACTGTTTTGTTTATCTTATTTTAagaaataaatatgtaggcaGTTTATACAATATGAACTGAAATATTAATTCTAATTATTGATATCTGTATTAATAATAACTATAAAGAACCATATTAATAGCTATTCATAACTATATAAACATACGTGAAGATCTGTTTTTGTGTACATCCACGAGATAGGATGGCAGGCAGTGAGGGCTGGTTactgggagtgagtgtgtgcgaaaACAGTGGAATGATACGCATTAGATAATTTCCATCCTTTATTCCAATTCATATGTTTCACTTCCAAATCACATTTGATATCTTCAGACTAGATGATCATCATGTTTAAGGAGAGTCGATCAGCACTCAGTGTAATTCAGGACCCTGCAGGAAGATGGCGCCACAGTCAGGATCACACGGCCATGTAACGCAGGATGATCACGTCACTGTCCTGGACACGGTAGTTGTCTAGTGCTGAGAAACCAGATGAAACACATCTAAATATCAACAGCCAATAAAAATTTACcacatgtatagatatatatgtgtgtgtgtgtgtgtgtgtgtgtgtgtgtgtgtgtgtgtgtgtgtgtgtgtgtgtgtgtgtgtgtgtgtgtgtgtgtgtgtgtgtgtgtgtgtgtgtgtgtgtgtgtgtgtgtgtgtgtgtgtgtgtgtcagtgtgtgtgtcgtagTGCTCTCAGCTTACCAACAGGTGTGATCATGTTGTGGTTTTTGAGCAGAATTTGCCAGAAGCTGTTCTCAGTTTTGGTCACAATATTATCACCAAAAGTCACTCGGGTCAAATAAGTTGGCAATCCAAATCTGCCTCCAGTTTTGAAGCTGTAATGAGGACACAGAAATAGACAACAGATGAATTACTTTCAATCATAATGAATATCTGTTATCATTTAATCATTTAATCTTTCAGATGTTGTAGAGGAATGGGATGCAGGACTGGCTCCGTTGTCCTGCACCAGATGATGGTTGAATGATGTTGTGGACCTAAAAGGGGCAAACACATTCTGACCACACAACCTACCTGAAGTTTGAGACAGATTCTTCGAATTCAGTCAACGCCGCCCGTCTGGGGCCCCAAGAGCATTGCTGTCCGAAGAAGGCTTGTATTCGCGTCTCTTTTTGCCATCAGCAGTCTCCACCACCAGTTTAAAGGATACTTCAAACGCACAATGAAAAGCATAAGGAACAAGTAGTGGACATATATAGCCTAGTCCAGCTATAGTTTGAGAAATAAGTAAACTCTTGTGTTTGTCCAAAATCCGATGGCTAACCCAAACCTTAAAAGTGAGAGGTGGTGTATCTCCTACCTTGAGCCATGTCTAGAAAGTTGATCTTCACTGGTTGTGTTCTTCTGCAGAGATGGGACTTGTTGGTTAGGTTAATGCTCTTGGGGCCCCTGCTTTATACCCAACTTTTGCTTTTGGACTCACCTTGTCTTGGAATGCACCAATCAGGACGTCTCTTC contains:
- the LOC132451458 gene encoding uncharacterized protein LOC132451458 isoform X3, whose protein sequence is MASSALLSSLLLLCLSGILAQTTGQLSFLLEVKYNQPDRNSHVFSAQTPFRGVLFGAMTRLNNSSPDFNFTSSTNVDYGEFLVSVNGLSGNDQDRTYWELLVQKDTNTIIRPDVGISCYIPQAKEKVILNYTTY
- the LOC132451458 gene encoding uncharacterized protein LOC132451458 isoform X2, whose protein sequence is MASSALLSFLLLLSLSGILAQTTGQLSFLLEVKYNQPDRNSHVFSAQTPFRGVLFGAMTRLNNSSPDFNFTSSTNVDYGEFLVSVNGLSGNDQDRTYWELLVQKDTNTIIRPDVGISCYIPQAKEKVILNYTTY